The sequence CGTGTTCGTCACACTCGTCGTCGACTAAGACGGGGTCGCCCTTGTTCGGAAGCGGGTAGGTGTTCTCACAGTCGGGGTAGGCGTCACAGCCTATGAACTGGCTTCCGCCTCTCGTCCTTCTTATCACGAGGTCTCCGCCACACTCGGGACAGTCTCCGAGTGTCCTGTCCTCCTTGAGACCCTCACGGAGAGACTCGCCTATCTCCTCCTCCTTCTCCTCGAGTATCTCGAAGATCCTTTCGAGCATCTCGCGTGACTCCTCCATGACCTCTTCCTCCGAGATCTCCCCTTCGGCTATCCTCTCCATGTCCTTCTCAAGACGTCTCGTCATCTCGGGATCTGTGACTACGTCTGCGTACTCCTCCATCGCCTCTATCACGGCGCGCGCGAGACCCGTCGGACGCGGCGGATCTTCCTCTATGTAGCCGCGGTCGTAGAGTTTCTGTATCGTATTGTGGCGTGTACTCTTCGTCCCGACCCCCATCTCCTCCATCTTCTCGACGAGACGTGACTGACCGTACCTCTTCGGGGGCTGTGTCTCCTTCTCCTCGATCTCCGAGTCTACGACACTGACTGTGTCGCCGGCTTCGAGGTCAGGGAGGCTCGTCTCCTCAGTCGAGAAGTAGGGGTAGTAGGCGTGGTAGCCCTCCTCTATGAGACGTTTTCCGTTCGCCTTGAAGCTCTCGCCGTCGATATCGAAGACAGCCTTGACGTGTTCCCATTTCGCAGCGTCGGCGAGAGTTGCGAAGAACCGTCTCACGACTAGCTCGTATATCTTCCACTCGGCGTCGTTGAGCTCGTCACGTGAGGCGAGCGAAGTGGGATATATCGGGGGATGGTCTGTCGTCTCCTTGTCTCCCGACGTCGGCGTCGGGTCGCTCGCGAGTAGCTCCTCGGCGTCGTCGGAGAAGTCGTCGTGGTTGGCGAGGACTTCTAGGACGCCGTCGATCTCCACCTCGTCGGGGTAGACGGTGTTGTCAGTCCTCGGATAAGAGATGAAACCGTTGGTGTAGAGATCCTCGGCTATGCTCATTGCGTTCGAAGCCGAGAAGCCTATCGCGCCCGCCGCACGTATGAACTGGGTCGTGTCGAAGGGCGTAGGAGGATAGTCGTTTCTCGTACGCGTGTTGACCGAGTCGACTACCGCCTCTTCGGCGTCGGAGACCTTCGAGTAGACCTCGTCGGCGGCGTCGGAGTCCCAGATCCTCTCTTGCTCCTTCCCGTCCTCCTTGTAGAAGTACTGCGACTCGACCTCCTCGTCTCCCTCGTCAGACGGATCGACGTCGGCGTA is a genomic window of Candidatus Afararchaeum irisae containing:
- a CDS encoding DNA topoisomerase I is translated as MELIVAEKNNAARRISEVLSQKDFSTTKVNGVPVYEWDDRRCIGLAGHVVEVDFTEEYNDWHSTDPSDLIDADVTKKPSKKDIVGAVEKVARESRRAIIATDYDSEGELIGKEAYEIIKDVSDIPVKRVRFSSLTPGEIRDAFSNPGEIDDDLAAAGEARQIIDLIWGAALTRYISLASNRLGNAFLSVGRVQSPTLKILVDKEKEIEEFDPDPYWEIYADVDPSDEGDEEVESQYFYKEDGKEQERIWDSDAADEVYSKVSDAEEAVVDSVNTRTRNDYPPTPFDTTQFIRAAGAIGFSASNAMSIAEDLYTNGFISYPRTDNTVYPDEVEIDGVLEVLANHDDFSDDAEELLASDPTPTSGDKETTDHPPIYPTSLASRDELNDAEWKIYELVVRRFFATLADAAKWEHVKAVFDIDGESFKANGKRLIEEGYHAYYPYFSTEETSLPDLEAGDTVSVVDSEIEEKETQPPKRYGQSRLVEKMEEMGVGTKSTRHNTIQKLYDRGYIEEDPPRPTGLARAVIEAMEEYADVVTDPEMTRRLEKDMERIAEGEISEEEVMEESREMLERIFEILEEKEEEIGESLREGLKEDRTLGDCPECGGDLVIRRTRGGSQFIGCDAYPDCENTYPLPNKGDPVLVDDECDEHGLQKVKMLAGRSTHIHGCPICKEEEAEDDEETVIGDCPECGDDEGGELAVKRTRSGGRLVGCTRYPDCDYSLPLPRRGDLEITDEICDEHDLPEMVIHSGSEPWELGCPICNYENYKKQQEKDKGLQAIKGIGDVTEEKLNDAGIEEVDDLKEADPEELAEKVDGVSADRIQKWQSA